CCAATCGCACCGCTTTCTCCGTCGGCAAACCCAGCCCGGTCATGATGCGTGCCGCACGGAAGCAACTCGGCCTGCGTACTGACGAGACCATCATGGTCGGCGATACCATGTATACCGACATACTCGGCGGCGCACAGGTCAGCTATCGCACGGTTCTCGTCCTCAGCGGCCACACCACGCGCGCCGGCATCTCCCGCTTCGCCTACAAGCCGGACCTGATCTGTGACTGCGTCGCCGACATTCCCGAGGAATTCTACCTCGGGGAGAAACATGTGACCTCGGATAAACTCACCACCGGCTCGGTCGAGGAAGTAAATGCTTAAGGCCGCCGCACGACCGCATCGCACTCACGCTGCGGTCGTGCGGCATAATTTTTGAATCGGGAAGGGCTCCTGCCACTTGGCCCTGTTCTGACGAACTGGTGAAGGATCAAATAAGTTTTTCATTCATGTAGAGAACTTGCGCCAGCAAGGTCTTTAGATAGGCCAAGGATCTTCCAAATCGACGGCACTCTCGTGCCATCGCTACGATCTAAAATTGTGTAAACTTATTTGATGAAGCACTCGGCCAAACATGGTAGAACCCGGTTCCGATCTGTGCGGTCAGTAGCAAGCAAGAACAAAACGGCGATTTCTATCGCGGTACTTACGAGCGGATGTCAAAGTGGAACTTTTAGTACTTCCTAATCGACTTAAAGACAAATGCCACAGATTACCCTAAGGTTTCATTTACTTGCCATCATCTTGATCGCCTGCTCGGCAGTTGCCGCGCCGAAAAACGTTTTGTTGATCTGCGTTGATGATCTCCGCCCGGAGCTGAAAAGTTTCGGGGCCGACTACATCCACTCGCCGAACATCGACAAACTGGCCGCTACCGGCCGGGCCTTTACACGACACTACGTCAATGCACCGAGCTGCGGGCCGTCCCGTTACACGTTGCTGACCGGGCAATACGGACCGCCGCACAACGGCGCCCTCTTCGTGCGTGCGGAGCGCTTGGAAAAGGACGAAACCTCTGTCCCGCCCAGCATGCCGGAGTGGTTTCGCAAGCACGGCTATACCACCGTTTCGGTGGGAAAGATTTCCCATCATCCCGGTGGGCGGGGTGGCCGTAACTGGGATGACGGTAGTAAGCTGGAAATGCCCAACGCCTGGGACCGGCACTTGATGCCCTCCGGTGAATGGCAGCATCCCAGAGGTGCCATGCATGGTCTGGCTCATGGCAGCATACGAAAGCGGGCGGGCGAACATCCGGTCTTTGAAGCGAAAGAAGGCCCGAACGAGATCTACCCCGACGGACTCATCGCCAACGAAGGGATGCGTCAAATCGAAGATCTGGCCAAGTCGGACGAACCTTTCTTCCTGGCCGTTGGCCTGATTCGCCCGCATCTGCCTTTCGGTGCGCCCAAAAGATTTCTCGACCTCTACGAAGGCGTCGATCTGCCCCCGATCCCCCATCCGGACAAACCCGGAAGCCCATCCACCTGGCATCGCTCCGGCGAGTTCATGAAGTATCAGCGCTGGGGCAAAAATCCCAACAACGACCCGCAATTCGCGGATGCCGTCCGGCGCCACTATGCTGCCTGCGTCAGCTATGTGGATGATCATGTCGGCATGCTCATTGAAAAACTTGAAGCATCCGGCGCCGCGGACGACACCGTGATCGTGCTTTGGGGCGACCACGGCTTCCATCTCGGCGAGCATACCATCTGGGGAAAACACGCCCTCTTTGAAGAATCGTTGCACTCCCCCTTGATCATTATTTCGCCGGAAGTCGAAAAGCCGGGAACGGCCGCCAATGGTGTTGTGGAAACCCTGGATATTTTCCCGACCCTCTGCGACCTCACCGGAGTCGAAACGCCCGACTTCGCCACGGGCAAATCACTCCTGCCCATGCTTCATGATCCGGCAACCCCCGGACATTCGGCTATCGCTTACATAGGCTCGGCAAAAACAGTCCGGACGGACCGCTATCGGTATATCGCCCACAAAAACGGTGAGCAGGAACTCTATGACCACGCCTCGCCGGAAAAAGAAACACGGAATATAGCCGGGCAAAACCCGAAAGTCGTACAGTTACTCCAGAAGATACTGGAAGAGGAGCTGGCGAAGTAAAAAGGATTTTTGCCAGCTGTCATCGACCTGACGCACTTTCCCAAAACGGCCTCCTGCTGCCCGCTAAGAGTGCTAAGCTACGTGAATTGCCGAGCAATTCCTGGCGTCCTTAGCGTCACTTCGCTGGCCAAGTCTTCTATTGGGAAATGCCTCGTCCCCGTACTCACGAACAGGACTGCGGATGCGATTCAGTTTGTCGGTGTCCGGTTTCCCAGTTCGCCCACTCCCCGTTGTATCTTCTGCATATTGTCTGGCCTCTGGATCCCTGTGGCCTGACTTCGGCCCTCGGCCCTCAATCCGCGCTCCGCGTAGGATTCTATTGCTTCGGCGGCCTTAAGGCGTATCCCAGACATAATGGATCTTAAAACTTTAACTCAAACCGCATCGGAGAACGCTCCCGAACCGGAGGGTCTAAACGACACCGAACGCTCGCTCTGGCTGGCCAGGGCCGGACGCTGGGATGAAGCGCACGATCTCTGCCAAACGCTGCACGATCCGGCAGGGTCCTGGATCCATGCCTGGCTGCATCGCCAGGAAGGCGACTACGGCAACGCCTGCTACTGGTATTCACGGGCCGGAAAACCCGCCGCAGATCAGGACGCATCACTGGAAGAGGAATGGATCGAAATTGCCAAAGCCTTGCTGGATTAGAGCCACTTCTGGAACTTTTAAGACCCAAACTTATCCTTCAATCTCAGGAGGTGCTGCTTTCTCAAGCGTCATCACATTTATTTAAACAACAAGCATACATGATATATCGTTTCATCATTCTATTCTTCGCCTTCGGGCTTGGTCTTCATGCCGAGGTAACGGCGCCAACCGATAGCGACCGGCCGAATATCGTCATTATTTACGTCGACGACCTCGCCCGCGGCGATGTCGGGGCATTCGGTTGCCCCGACCCGGGCACAGAGAATATCGACCGCCTGGCCGAGCAGGGCGTAATGTTGACCAACGCTTACACCAACAACGCCCCCTGCTGCCCGAGTCGCACCGCAGTGATGATGGGCATGTACACCCAACGGTTTGGCAAGTACGGTCTCTCCCGCGGTGTCCCCATTCCCGAGGACAAGCCGACCATGGCCGAAACCCTCCGCGATGCCGGCTACATGACCGGTATCGTCGGCCTTGAAAAGTGGGACATTGGCAAATGGGACCAGGGCGCGCTCGACGAAGGCTTTATGGAAGCCGGGATGCAGCCCCCGCGTGTGCCCAAGTTGAATGAGCAGGGCTATGGCCACAGATCCTGGCAACTCGATCTTTACGGCCAGTATGGCACCGAGGTGGAAGGCAACTACTGTGTCGACTTCATCCAACGACACGCGGATGGAGACAAGCCCTTCTTCCTTTACTACGTTCCGCTGGCCGTGCACACGCCGCTGTTCGAAGTCCCCCAAAAGTATTTGGATATGCTCTACCCCGATCATGTCGGCAAATACAAGCCCCGCCAATACCTGCGTGCCAATCTGCTCTGCCTGGACATCCAGATCGGGCGCATCCTCCAAGCTTTGGATGAGACCGGCGCGGCCGACAATACTTTGGTCATCTTCAGCAGCGACAACGGTGGTGATCCTGCTGGCCAGCACCGCCCGGATCCCTATCGCGGCGGGAAGCGCGGCAAAAACCGCTATAACCTTCAATGGGAGGGCAACTACCGTATGCCGACAATCTTCTCCTTTCCGGGTCGTCTGCCCGAGGGCACAAGCTACGAAGGCATGTCCGGCACGCTGGATTTCTACGCAACCGCGGCAGCGATTGCCGACATTGAGGCACCTGACCACCTGGACGGTAAAAACATGCTCCCGCTTCTCACCGGCGAGCAAGCCCCCGACCCCGAACGGATCTTTTTCTGGAACACCCACGGCTCCGAAATCGTACGCTGGAAACAGTGGCGCCTCGTGCAGTTCCGCGACCAAGGCTGGCGACTCTACGACATCGAAGAGGACCCCAGCGAGACCCGCAATCTCGCGGACCGCTACCCGGAAATCGCAGCTCAACTGGAAGCGCGCTATACCGACTGGCTCTCGCAAATGGAAGAACCCCGCAAACCAGTTCGGCCACCGGAGGCACTTATCCCCCACACCAACGGCGGTCATCACGCCCGTCGCCCCTTCGGTCGTGGCTGGATGACTGTCGAACGCTGGAACCAGATCAAAGACGACCCCAGCCAGTGGAGTGAGACTGCGGCCCGGAAGCGCTTCTTTGAAGCCCTTGAGCTATAGAAGTGGTCGGGACCATAATGATTACAGTGGAGTCGGGGCTGTGTGCTTTGACTCCTGGTTCAAAATTCCATCACTCATTCAACAAGCTCATGACGGGCGAGTTTTGAGGCGACATCGCAAGCCCAAAAGTACGTACGGCACGCTCTAAACACCTACGACGACCCGCACCTCAGCGTGCATGCCCGAAGACATAATCGACCAACGCCGCCAGAGCCGATTTCTCTCCTGTCGCTGTGCGATGCGCCATAGGATCAAGAATTTTTAGAAGTGGTATAACTCGAAGCTGCATCGGACCGCCGAGCGCTTTATAGCGCTCTTGAATGCCTCCGGAATTCTCCTCCAGTGGCACGACCGTATCGCTGGTCACCATGAAGGTGGAAAAATTGGCAGTGCGATTTTGGAGCAGCGCAAAGCGGCCGGGCAACGCCGCGAACTCCAAAATTCGCGCGCATCCTTAAGGACAGGCTCAATTGGTTCTCTCGCGACACCGTCGAGACGACCTGCAGTCAAAAAGCCCGTGGATCCAAACATAATCAGAGCAAGCGCAACGACCACCGATCTGTTCAAAGACATCAATATGGATCAAGCCCCTGCCTTTCCGAGAGTCGTCACGTGAAGAGAAAACGCCCAATCACCCGACGATCTACAAATCCACGTAAGTGAGGAGACCTTTGATTTTCCGATCACTCAAATTGCCACCATTGATCAAATCAACCATGAGCTCAGCCGCTGCTGTATTGGTCTTGTTTGGAGGCTTACCAATAATGACATGCACATCAGTCTCTGCAGGTTTTGGCCTACCATATTTCTGGTACCATTCCCAGTTTGCCTCCACGACTTTTTCATTGGGCAAACCAATACCGGGTTCAACCAATATAAAAACCGTGCTCGGTGGCGGGCTTAATTCGAAAGCCGCATTCATTGCTCCCCAATACTGCGTACCGGTCCTGAGGAAAATACCACCTTCCTCCATATTC
This DNA window, taken from Coraliomargarita sinensis, encodes the following:
- a CDS encoding sulfatase, yielding MPQITLRFHLLAIILIACSAVAAPKNVLLICVDDLRPELKSFGADYIHSPNIDKLAATGRAFTRHYVNAPSCGPSRYTLLTGQYGPPHNGALFVRAERLEKDETSVPPSMPEWFRKHGYTTVSVGKISHHPGGRGGRNWDDGSKLEMPNAWDRHLMPSGEWQHPRGAMHGLAHGSIRKRAGEHPVFEAKEGPNEIYPDGLIANEGMRQIEDLAKSDEPFFLAVGLIRPHLPFGAPKRFLDLYEGVDLPPIPHPDKPGSPSTWHRSGEFMKYQRWGKNPNNDPQFADAVRRHYAACVSYVDDHVGMLIEKLEASGAADDTVIVLWGDHGFHLGEHTIWGKHALFEESLHSPLIIISPEVEKPGTAANGVVETLDIFPTLCDLTGVETPDFATGKSLLPMLHDPATPGHSAIAYIGSAKTVRTDRYRYIAHKNGEQELYDHASPEKETRNIAGQNPKVVQLLQKILEEELAK
- a CDS encoding sulfatase family protein encodes the protein MIYRFIILFFAFGLGLHAEVTAPTDSDRPNIVIIYVDDLARGDVGAFGCPDPGTENIDRLAEQGVMLTNAYTNNAPCCPSRTAVMMGMYTQRFGKYGLSRGVPIPEDKPTMAETLRDAGYMTGIVGLEKWDIGKWDQGALDEGFMEAGMQPPRVPKLNEQGYGHRSWQLDLYGQYGTEVEGNYCVDFIQRHADGDKPFFLYYVPLAVHTPLFEVPQKYLDMLYPDHVGKYKPRQYLRANLLCLDIQIGRILQALDETGAADNTLVIFSSDNGGDPAGQHRPDPYRGGKRGKNRYNLQWEGNYRMPTIFSFPGRLPEGTSYEGMSGTLDFYATAAAIADIEAPDHLDGKNMLPLLTGEQAPDPERIFFWNTHGSEIVRWKQWRLVQFRDQGWRLYDIEEDPSETRNLADRYPEIAAQLEARYTDWLSQMEEPRKPVRPPEALIPHTNGGHHARRPFGRGWMTVERWNQIKDDPSQWSETAARKRFFEALEL